One segment of Rosa chinensis cultivar Old Blush chromosome 6, RchiOBHm-V2, whole genome shotgun sequence DNA contains the following:
- the LOC112173565 gene encoding organ-specific protein S2, translated as MNSLYAIIALLSLLLFTTTVHSRIGAGGYMKNSIEKQPMPADSWKLVKEQVELNNADLSDDKAEKTNCNENGKPNSEFEIVEFEPRPDVTIYHGDSEVTESRTLKDELESKAIGNMHPKDKGPKDKLPFEVKAKRHAFEEDFEPRPNISVYND; from the exons ATGAACTCCCTTTATGCCATCATAGCTCTCCTCTCACTTCTTTTG TTCACTACAACTGTACATTCAAGAATAGGTGCAGGAGGCTACATGAAAAATTCCATTGAAAAGCAACCCATGCCAGCAGACTCATGGAAGCTCGTAAAAGAACAGGTTGAGCTTAACAATGCTGATCTATCTGATGATAAGGCTGAGAAAACCAACTGCAATGAAAATGGGAAACCTAACAGTGAATTTGAGATTGTCGAGTTTGAACCGAGACCTGATGTCACAATTTACCATGGTGACAGTGAAGTAACAGAGTCCAGAACTCTTAAAGACGAGCTAGAGTCTAAGGCCATAGGTAACATGCACCCTAAGGATAAAGGTCCTAAAGATAAGCTGCCATTTGAAGTCAAAGCCAAAAGGCATGCATTTGAAGAAGATTTTGAGCCAAGGCCAAATATTTCTGTGTACAATGACTGA